A region of Hydrogenimonas cancrithermarum DNA encodes the following proteins:
- a CDS encoding anthranilate synthase component II — MVLMIDNYDSFTYNIVQYCLELGADLKIIRNDELSVDEIEALNPEKIIISPGPATPNEAGVSLEVVERFHKELPIFGICLGHQTIAQAFGGKVVRAKNLMHGKTSQMEVHIESPIFKFMPETFIATRYHSLVVEKESLPDHIIATAYSHDDHEIMALQIDGYPVYGVQFHPESIMSEYGHLMLDNFLKL; from the coding sequence ATGGTTTTAATGATCGATAACTACGACAGTTTTACCTACAATATCGTCCAATACTGCCTCGAACTCGGTGCCGATCTCAAAATAATCCGCAATGACGAATTAAGCGTGGATGAGATCGAGGCACTGAATCCTGAAAAGATTATCATTTCACCCGGTCCCGCCACGCCGAACGAGGCAGGTGTAAGCCTGGAAGTTGTAGAGAGATTCCACAAAGAGTTACCTATATTCGGTATTTGTCTGGGACATCAGACGATCGCTCAGGCTTTCGGAGGCAAAGTTGTGCGGGCAAAAAATCTGATGCACGGCAAAACATCTCAGATGGAAGTGCATATCGAGTCACCGATTTTTAAATTTATGCCAGAAACGTTTATTGCGACACGCTATCACTCACTCGTCGTCGAGAAAGAGAGCCTACCGGATCATATTATCGCGACAGCCTACAGTCATGACGATCATGAGATTATGGCACTTCAGATTGACGGGTATCCGGTTTATGGGGTACAGTTTCATCCCGAGTCGATCATGAGTGAATATGGTCACCTCATGCTGGACAATTTCCTCAAACTCTGA
- a CDS encoding ATP citrate lyase citrate-binding domain-containing protein, with protein sequence MAQKAIREYDGKAIFAKHWNEYFDGFHYDFKSVLVTSADELREKAKEHGFEWLNQEPLVVKPDMLFGKRGKNGLVLFKVEKPGDVKLEDAAKWIEEKQSHEVTLLSGQKGMLTHFIVEPFTPHTQEQEYYISATVVDNDDVLYMSAEGGMEVEEGWEEKVNEVRIPINMSDNEMERAIHASVPEGIPEENKERFASFAIQFFKFYRDLNFAYLEINPIVMIENNAHILDLVARLDDTAGFLMKDKWGDIEFPTPFGMEDQSPEEKAIAEADAKSGASLKLTILNPEGRIWTMVAGGGASVVYADTIADLAGVKDLANYGEYSGGPTESETQFYAETIFDLMTRYEDPRGKILIIGGAIANFTDVAKTFTGIIKALEKYADKLKAHNTKIYVRRGGPNYEKGLKDIKEAAERLGLYMEVYGPDTHVTDIVRMALEK encoded by the coding sequence ATGGCTCAAAAAGCGATACGAGAGTATGACGGCAAAGCCATTTTCGCCAAACATTGGAACGAATATTTTGATGGCTTTCACTACGATTTCAAATCTGTACTGGTTACGAGTGCGGATGAGTTACGTGAAAAAGCGAAAGAGCATGGATTCGAGTGGCTCAATCAAGAACCACTGGTTGTCAAACCCGATATGCTTTTCGGCAAGCGCGGTAAAAATGGTTTGGTTCTTTTCAAGGTTGAAAAGCCCGGTGATGTAAAACTCGAAGATGCGGCAAAGTGGATCGAAGAGAAACAGAGCCATGAAGTGACGTTGCTTTCCGGTCAGAAAGGGATGTTGACGCACTTTATCGTTGAGCCGTTCACTCCGCATACACAGGAGCAGGAGTACTACATTTCCGCAACGGTCGTCGACAATGACGATGTGCTCTATATGTCAGCCGAAGGCGGTATGGAAGTTGAAGAAGGTTGGGAAGAGAAAGTCAATGAAGTCCGCATTCCTATCAACATGTCGGACAATGAGATGGAACGTGCCATTCATGCAAGTGTACCTGAAGGCATTCCGGAAGAAAACAAAGAGCGTTTTGCCTCTTTCGCGATTCAGTTCTTTAAATTCTACCGCGATTTGAACTTCGCCTATCTTGAGATCAACCCGATCGTCATGATCGAAAACAATGCCCATATCCTTGACCTGGTCGCACGCCTTGACGATACGGCAGGCTTCCTGATGAAAGACAAGTGGGGCGACATCGAATTCCCGACCCCGTTTGGCATGGAAGATCAATCTCCCGAAGAGAAAGCTATCGCGGAGGCCGATGCGAAATCAGGTGCCTCGTTGAAACTTACGATTCTCAACCCTGAAGGTCGTATTTGGACGATGGTTGCCGGCGGTGGAGCATCCGTTGTCTACGCCGATACGATTGCCGATCTCGCGGGTGTTAAAGATCTTGCGAACTATGGTGAATATTCAGGTGGACCGACAGAGAGCGAAACACAGTTCTATGCAGAAACGATTTTCGATCTGATGACACGTTATGAAGATCCCCGTGGCAAAATTCTCATCATCGGTGGAGCGATTGCAAACTTTACCGACGTTGCGAAAACATTTACCGGAATTATCAAAGCACTCGAAAAATATGCGGATAAATTGAAAGCGCACAATACAAAAATCTATGTACGACGTGGTGGACCGAACTATGAAAAAGGTCTCAAGGATATCAAAGAAGCGGCCGAGAGACTGGGGCTTTACATGGAAGTCTACGGACCGGATACTCATGTAACCGATATCGTACGTATGGCACTTGAGAAGTAA
- a CDS encoding pilus assembly FimT family protein, giving the protein MKNAFTILELIAVIVIVAILSIVMIPRFSDSKLREAADQIISHIRYTQHLAMIDDRYDPQKNEWYKERWQIGFWQCTGSYDWYYVVGHDLDHGGGIGNSEAAINPSDNKHLFTSNSCNLSNDQSGEILITKKFGINNVILSSSCGNNKHIAFDNLGRPYKSTLGSNIYDLVNNTCRIHFIADDGDFYISIEPETGYVHLSSINY; this is encoded by the coding sequence ATGAAAAACGCTTTTACTATACTTGAACTTATTGCAGTAATTGTAATAGTTGCCATCCTTTCTATCGTTATGATTCCAAGATTCAGTGATAGCAAACTAAGAGAAGCAGCCGACCAGATAATATCTCATATTCGTTATACACAGCATCTTGCAATGATAGACGATCGCTATGATCCACAGAAAAATGAATGGTACAAAGAGAGATGGCAGATTGGCTTTTGGCAATGTACCGGAAGCTACGATTGGTACTATGTTGTAGGACATGATTTAGATCATGGTGGAGGTATCGGAAATTCTGAAGCTGCGATCAATCCCTCTGACAACAAACACCTTTTTACATCCAATAGTTGTAATTTGTCGAATGACCAAAGTGGTGAAATCCTGATTACAAAAAAATTCGGTATCAATAATGTAATACTCTCCAGTTCATGCGGAAATAACAAACATATCGCTTTCGATAATTTGGGAAGACCTTACAAATCAACATTGGGTTCCAACATATACGATCTCGTCAATAATACATGTCGAATCCATTTTATTGCAGACGATGGAGATTTCTACATATCTATCGAACCAGAAACCGGTTACGTTCATTTAAGTTCTATAAATTACTGA
- a CDS encoding citrate/2-methylcitrate synthase, whose translation MSSRLFTKDTQAIFWNNNKSAIQRMLDYDYVIGREKPSVAAIVAPTSSNKFEKFFYGPDEIMVPLYKSTADAVAEHKNADVLLNFASFRTAYDVSMEAINMGDQFRVIMVTAEGIPERLARKMNQAARDNGTLVIGPATVGAITPGAFKIANIGGTIENIINSKLHRAGSAGLVTRSGGLFNELCNIISLNADGIAEGVAIGGDRFVGSVFIDNLLRMEENPDVKYMILLGEVGGTEEYKVIEAVKSGKIKKPIIAWCIGTIAKHFSSGVQFGHAGASANAERETAEAKNAAMREAGIHVPNSFNDLPQTIHQVYTDLKKEGIIQEIEEPEVRKIPANRKPKNFICTISDDRGEEATYAGYPISSVATPDTGKSIGDVVSLLWFKKVYPKWATDFIETVIKTVADHGPAVSGAHNAKVTARAGKSVVESLVTGLLTIGPRFGGAIDGAAKYFKYANDNNMTPQEFLAYMKKQGIPIPGIGHRIKSLRNPDKRVEGLKKYAKEYFPSTSLLEYALEVEQLTTSKKDNLILNVDGTIGILMVDMWRALGYSEEEINEFIESGTLNSFFILGRTIGFIGHVLDEKRLAMPMYRHPMDDILYDVKPAEKIQ comes from the coding sequence ATGAGCAGCAGACTTTTTACAAAAGACACACAAGCGATTTTCTGGAACAACAACAAAAGCGCGATTCAGCGTATGTTGGATTATGACTACGTCATTGGACGTGAAAAACCTTCGGTAGCGGCGATCGTCGCTCCGACAAGTTCCAACAAATTCGAGAAATTCTTTTATGGACCGGATGAGATCATGGTTCCGCTTTACAAATCTACGGCGGATGCGGTTGCCGAACATAAAAATGCGGATGTCCTTTTGAACTTCGCATCGTTCCGTACGGCGTATGACGTCTCTATGGAAGCGATCAACATGGGTGACCAGTTCCGCGTTATCATGGTTACAGCGGAAGGTATTCCGGAAAGACTCGCACGCAAGATGAATCAGGCAGCCAGAGACAATGGAACGCTGGTTATCGGACCCGCGACTGTCGGTGCGATCACTCCAGGTGCATTCAAAATCGCAAACATTGGCGGTACCATTGAGAATATTATCAACTCCAAACTCCACAGAGCGGGAAGTGCAGGCCTTGTAACGCGTTCAGGTGGTCTTTTCAACGAACTGTGTAACATCATCTCTTTGAATGCCGACGGTATTGCAGAGGGTGTTGCGATCGGCGGTGACCGTTTCGTAGGATCGGTCTTTATCGACAACCTCCTTCGCATGGAAGAGAACCCGGATGTCAAATACATGATTCTCCTGGGTGAAGTCGGTGGTACGGAAGAGTACAAAGTGATCGAAGCGGTCAAATCCGGTAAAATCAAAAAACCGATCATCGCATGGTGTATCGGTACAATCGCCAAACACTTCAGCAGCGGCGTACAGTTCGGCCATGCAGGTGCAAGTGCGAATGCCGAGCGCGAAACGGCTGAGGCGAAAAATGCTGCGATGCGTGAAGCCGGTATTCATGTGCCCAACAGCTTCAACGATCTGCCACAGACGATTCATCAGGTCTATACCGATCTTAAAAAAGAGGGCATCATTCAGGAGATCGAAGAGCCTGAAGTACGCAAGATTCCGGCTAACCGCAAACCGAAAAATTTCATCTGTACGATCAGCGATGACCGTGGTGAAGAAGCAACCTATGCAGGATACCCGATCAGCTCTGTTGCAACGCCGGATACCGGTAAAAGCATCGGAGATGTAGTCAGTCTCCTATGGTTCAAAAAAGTTTATCCTAAATGGGCGACCGACTTTATCGAAACCGTTATCAAAACCGTTGCAGACCACGGTCCGGCTGTTTCCGGTGCCCACAACGCCAAAGTCACTGCGCGTGCAGGCAAGTCCGTTGTTGAATCGCTGGTTACCGGACTTCTCACCATTGGACCACGATTTGGTGGTGCGATCGACGGTGCGGCAAAATACTTCAAATATGCCAACGACAACAATATGACACCGCAGGAATTCCTTGCATATATGAAAAAACAGGGGATTCCGATTCCGGGTATTGGACACCGAATCAAGTCACTCAGAAATCCGGACAAACGTGTCGAGGGCCTGAAAAAATATGCAAAAGAGTATTTCCCAAGCACATCACTTCTCGAGTATGCGCTTGAAGTCGAACAATTGACGACGTCCAAAAAAGACAACCTGATCCTAAACGTTGACGGAACGATCGGCATTCTCATGGTCGATATGTGGCGAGCGCTTGGATATAGTGAAGAAGAAATCAACGAGTTCATCGAAAGCGGTACACTCAACTCTTTCTTTATTCTCGGACGAACCATCGGATTCATTGGACATGTCCTGGATGAAAAACGCTTGGCGATGCCAATGTACAGACATCCGATGGATGATATTCTATATGACGTAAAACCCGCGGAGAAGATCCAGTAA
- the mqnE gene encoding aminofutalosine synthase MqnE, with amino-acid sequence MDVVEKVRSGERIGLEDALELYELDLFTLGGLADEKRKALHGKKTYFNINRHINPTNICKDICKFCAYSASRKNPNPYTMPVEEIVEIAKHSWKNGAKEVHIVSAHNPEAGLDWYLGMFRAIKEELPDIHVKALTAAEINFLAEEYGLSIDEVLDRMVENGVDSMPGGGAEIFDEKVRDYICKGKVTSDGWLDIHRKWHQRGKKSNATMLFGHIETREHRIDHMLRLRALQDETGGFNCFIPLVYQKENNYLKVENFPTGQEILKTMAISRIVLDNIQNLKAYWVTATINLALIAQEYGANDLDGTIERESIQAAAGARSAHGMPLDEFVHLIKDSGFVPVERDSLYNELKAW; translated from the coding sequence ATGGACGTAGTGGAAAAAGTGCGCAGCGGCGAGCGGATCGGTCTTGAGGATGCGCTTGAACTCTATGAACTCGATCTTTTTACACTGGGTGGCCTTGCCGATGAAAAGCGCAAGGCCCTGCATGGTAAGAAAACCTATTTCAACATCAACCGCCATATCAACCCCACCAATATTTGCAAAGATATCTGCAAGTTTTGTGCCTACAGCGCCAGTCGAAAAAATCCAAACCCCTATACGATGCCCGTCGAAGAGATCGTCGAAATTGCGAAACACTCATGGAAAAACGGTGCCAAAGAGGTACACATCGTCTCCGCGCACAATCCTGAAGCGGGGCTCGACTGGTATCTTGGAATGTTCAGAGCGATCAAAGAGGAGCTGCCCGATATCCATGTCAAAGCGCTGACGGCTGCGGAAATCAATTTTCTGGCCGAAGAGTATGGGCTGAGTATTGACGAAGTGCTCGACCGTATGGTCGAAAACGGTGTCGACTCGATGCCCGGCGGCGGTGCCGAGATTTTCGACGAGAAGGTTCGTGATTACATTTGCAAGGGGAAAGTGACTTCCGACGGGTGGCTCGATATCCACCGTAAATGGCATCAACGGGGCAAAAAGTCCAACGCGACGATGCTCTTCGGTCATATTGAAACGCGTGAACACCGCATTGACCATATGCTGCGCCTACGCGCCTTGCAGGATGAAACAGGTGGGTTCAATTGCTTCATTCCGCTGGTGTACCAAAAAGAGAACAACTACCTCAAAGTCGAAAATTTCCCGACGGGCCAAGAGATACTCAAAACGATGGCGATAAGCCGTATCGTACTCGATAACATCCAAAACCTCAAAGCCTACTGGGTCACTGCGACGATCAACTTGGCGCTCATCGCCCAAGAGTACGGTGCAAACGATCTTGACGGGACGATCGAGCGCGAATCGATCCAGGCGGCGGCAGGGGCGAGAAGCGCACATGGCATGCCGCTCGACGAGTTCGTCCATCTCATCAAAGACAGCGGTTTCGTTCCCGTTGAGCGCGACAGCCTCTACAACGAACTGAAAGCGTGGTGA
- a CDS encoding cytochrome C, with product MKKVPLLLLMIIFGFSSLNASVFKGQRNYMKLCKKCHKSGGKLASSHTQTEWEEYFENGGAKLKNIHKNDQLAMKKLNSSKFNKNLKHLRQFFEKYASDSGNVPACN from the coding sequence ATGAAGAAAGTCCCACTTTTGCTTCTGATGATTATATTCGGTTTTTCATCGTTAAACGCATCCGTTTTCAAAGGACAGAGAAACTATATGAAGCTTTGTAAAAAGTGTCATAAATCCGGTGGAAAACTTGCTTCATCTCATACCCAGACTGAATGGGAAGAGTATTTTGAAAACGGTGGAGCAAAACTGAAAAATATTCACAAAAATGACCAACTTGCAATGAAGAAATTAAACTCTTCCAAATTCAATAAAAATCTTAAACATTTGCGACAATTCTTCGAAAAATATGCCAGTGACAGTGGTAACGTCCCTGCGTGTAACTAA
- a CDS encoding phosphoribosyltransferase, translating to MERIRYDYETFAKDLHALADSIDERFDAIVAIARGGMTMAHMLGEYWGVRNVYVINAIGYEDTKKLGMPRIFNLPDLSECRNVLVVDDIADSGDTLLAVMEKLKSNYPDVSFKTATLFYKTDAKFQPDYKFKKAEGWIDFFWNEDLKRYNAPTIR from the coding sequence ATGGAACGAATCCGATACGACTACGAAACATTCGCGAAAGATCTGCACGCACTTGCCGATTCGATCGACGAAAGATTCGACGCGATCGTCGCCATTGCAAGAGGTGGTATGACGATGGCCCATATGCTGGGCGAATACTGGGGTGTCCGAAACGTATACGTAATCAACGCGATTGGGTACGAGGATACAAAAAAGCTTGGGATGCCTCGTATTTTCAATCTCCCGGACCTATCGGAGTGTCGGAATGTTTTAGTCGTTGACGATATCGCCGATAGCGGCGATACGCTTTTGGCCGTTATGGAAAAGCTGAAGTCGAATTATCCCGATGTTTCGTTTAAAACGGCCACACTCTTTTACAAGACGGATGCGAAATTTCAACCTGACTACAAGTTCAAAAAGGCCGAGGGATGGATCGACTTTTTTTGGAATGAAGATTTGAAACGATATAATGCACCTACTATTCGGTAA